A single region of the Gorilla gorilla gorilla isolate KB3781 chromosome 1, NHGRI_mGorGor1-v2.1_pri, whole genome shotgun sequence genome encodes:
- the NKAIN1 gene encoding sodium/potassium-transporting ATPase subunit beta-1-interacting protein 1 isoform X2, whose product MGKCSGRCTLVAFCCLQLVAALERQIFDFLGYQWAPILANFLHIMAVILGIFGTVQYRSRYLILDRDFIMTFNTSLHRSWWMENGPGCLVTPVLNSRLALEDHHVISVTGCLLDYPYIEALSSALQIFLALFGFVFACYVSKVFLEEEDSFDFIGGFDSYGYQAPQKTSHLQLQPLYTSG is encoded by the exons GTGGCTGCGCTGGAGCGGCAGATCTTTGACTTCCTGGGCTACCAGTGGGCTCCCATCCTAGCCAACTTCCTGCACATCATGGCGGTCATCCTGGGCATCTTTGGCACCGTGCAGTACCGCTCCCGGTACCTCATCCTG GACCGGGACTTCATCATGACCTTCAACACATCCCTGCACCGCTCCTGGTGGATGGAGAATGGGCCAGGCTGCCTGGTGACACCTGTTCTGAACTCCCGCCTGGCTCTGGAGGACCACCATGTCATCTCTGTCACTGGCTGCCTGCTTGACTATCCCTACATTGAAGCCCTCAGCAGCGCCCTGCAGATCTTCCTGGCA CTGTTCGGCTTCGTGTTCGCCTGCTACGTGAGCAAAGtgttcctggaggaggaggacagCT TTGACTTCATCGGCGGCTTTGACTCCTACGGATACCAGGCGCCCCAGAAGACGTCGCATTTACAGCTGCAGCCTCTGTACAC GTCGGGGTAG
- the NKAIN1 gene encoding sodium/potassium-transporting ATPase subunit beta-1-interacting protein 1 isoform X1, with protein MGKCSGRCTLVAFCCLQLVAALERQIFDFLGYQWAPILANFLHIMAVILGIFGTVQYRSRYLILYAAWLVLWVGWNAFIICFYLEVGQLSQDRDFIMTFNTSLHRSWWMENGPGCLVTPVLNSRLALEDHHVISVTGCLLDYPYIEALSSALQIFLALFGFVFACYVSKVFLEEEDSFDFIGGFDSYGYQAPQKTSHLQLQPLYTSG; from the exons GTGGCTGCGCTGGAGCGGCAGATCTTTGACTTCCTGGGCTACCAGTGGGCTCCCATCCTAGCCAACTTCCTGCACATCATGGCGGTCATCCTGGGCATCTTTGGCACCGTGCAGTACCGCTCCCGGTACCTCATCCTG TATGCAGCCTGGCTGGTGCTCTGGGTTGGCTGGAATGCGTTTATCATCTGCTTCTACTTGGAGGTTGGACAGCTGTCCCAG GACCGGGACTTCATCATGACCTTCAACACATCCCTGCACCGCTCCTGGTGGATGGAGAATGGGCCAGGCTGCCTGGTGACACCTGTTCTGAACTCCCGCCTGGCTCTGGAGGACCACCATGTCATCTCTGTCACTGGCTGCCTGCTTGACTATCCCTACATTGAAGCCCTCAGCAGCGCCCTGCAGATCTTCCTGGCA CTGTTCGGCTTCGTGTTCGCCTGCTACGTGAGCAAAGtgttcctggaggaggaggacagCT TTGACTTCATCGGCGGCTTTGACTCCTACGGATACCAGGCGCCCCAGAAGACGTCGCATTTACAGCTGCAGCCTCTGTACAC GTCGGGGTAG